The genomic window tgtaaacgtctttagacatagaAAATCGATTTTAAAatcaaacaggattttttcacaaaagtgacagccctgcTACATACCTGTGTGCTGCATCAGGGTCTGCTTTGCAGtgggggtgggagtgtgtgtgtgacggtgtgtgtgtgttaggggtgtcacgattcttcaaatcctcgattcgatgtaattttcgattttaaagtcacgattcgattttcgatctttttttttaaatattactattaatgcattccttatatgttatttactctttttggccttttccttttctgtttcagggggcttttattttgaaaccgttccaaccgtgaggttgtaatgtaaacagagctaacattaggctaaaacagagacgtgaacattttgaaatgaaacaacacagaatgataatttgattgtttcagcacactccgaagagacccaaggttagtgttcatggaatatgtacttatcaatgtgcattttaagccttaaagtaactttggactgtaactagTTCACCTTTTCTCTTGCaagttgagtaggctaagttagtttaattgacgtgaatgaatgaatacttccacaccggtgatttcaaagtagcaagaggggctttgatttcggtaggttaatgtgtatattttaactggctgcagcctaaaattagagcagtgttgacgctgcagttcagcacgtgcgtgtgtgtttgtgcgtcttggcatacatgctggacgtgacattgggggtgtggctgcatcgtcgattctacttttaagttcgaagttcgagattgagatgtaatttcgatcgatttcgaaataaaatcgaaatcgtgacacccttggtgtgtgtgtgactgtgagagtgtgtgtgtgtgtttacctgtgtgctGCATCAGGGTCTGCTTTGCGGTGGGAGCGCTTGTGTGTGCGGTCTGAGGGAATAGGGGCGGGGCTTGGAGCATCCGTGTCCAATCGCGGAGCATCTGGCCTTGTcctaaaacaacacacacacacatctctccttTACCACCACACctgactgtacacacacacacacacacacatctcctttACCACCACACCTgactgtgtgtacacacacacacacacacacctcccctttaCCACCACACctgactgtacacacacacacacacacacatctcctttACCACCACACctgactgtacacacacacacacacacatctccccttTACCACCACACctgactgtacacacacacacacacatctcctttACCACCACACctgattgtacacacacacacacacaccttctttaCCCACACCTgactgtgtgtacacacacacacacacatctccccttTACCACCACACctgattgtacacacacacacacacacaccttctttaCCCACACctgattgtacacacacacaccttctttaCCCACACctgattgtacacacacacacacaggattctGAGGATGATCActgctcttcttctctctctctctcacacacacacacacacaccttctgagGATGATCACTGCTCTCcttctcgctctcacacacacacacacacaccttctgagGATGAtcactgctctcctctccttgatGTCCTGAGGTCTGATGCAGTGGGTGATTTCATCGGCTGCATAACcactgaaaaacaaacacacaaacacacacacaggtaaacacaaactcatggtaatgcagtttggtttgaacgaccagtaaacacacacacacaggtaaacacaaactcaaggtaatgcagtttggtttgaatgaccagtaaacacacacacacaggtaaacacaaactcatggtaatgcagtttggtttgaatgaccagtaaacacacacacacaggtaaacacaaactcATGGTAATGCAGCTTGGTTTGAATgaccagtaaacacacacacacacaggtaaacacaaactcatggtaatgcagtttggtttgaatgaccagtaaacacacacacacaggtaaacacaaatgGGTTAAAATTCTCTACAGTGCACATGTGAGTAAAAATAATGGTGctctggtgcgaatgacttctcaCCAAGTCAATATTGGTGCGAATGAGTTCTCACCAAGTCAATGtgtgtctacaaaatacaccgcaacattgCAAAACATTACTGGTGCCAACCATAAAATCACGTCGccaatgcagcataaaaactacacctcccatcaacgttagcagtttgtGAAAACGTTAGTGACTCGCTAGTTGCTTCTATTAAATTCAAGGgtcgcagaaaaagcggaaagttagactagccagccaagatgcaaagtagaactaatttctccaatccaccgaattcattggatatatgaggaacaggatgagattctgagaatgcagtgagaagGAAAGGGTACATGCCTTTTaacccagttgacgtattggctgcaatatgcaaaatatagctgtagcgaagaggcacaaaagtagcctcccgtaatactcccgtTTCCTTCAAAGGTAGAATACTACAGACGACTCAGGCTAACTACAGGCTTCTatgcttgcttgtttgttttacaccgaatacaagctgaagtgcaaaacgaaagtatgCCTAccatttgcctactgcccccatcaatgcagatatttcaaataaatataaatatcatTGATTAGattatgttgggttttgtggaagagaaaatttCACGGTTTTAGTATCTGGGCAGTGTgtagtcagataggtcaccatgggcatatttggattagctacaggtGGATTCACAGATAAATAAATTGGCCTAGggacctacatttggcaggatagcctacttcatatacaggctaaatgcaaatatggcaatgcatTATatcattttacattaacaaaatgtagaaaaatagaacagactaAAAAAATAATGTAGGCACTGATGTTCTTTAAAATCTTGCTTCCTGTAAAtgctgtcagtcattcttaatcttCGCAAcaggtgcactggcatgtttaattgttagctgcagtgtaaagTTACATTATGTgcaagttaagtacagaactgactgtgcacaagtgctcctggaaaaaaatgttagtgtagagccctgcacacacacacacaatggacacacacCCGAGGACGGTGACGTGCAACACGGGTTCTGACACACACCTGAGGATGGTGACACTCCCGCGGCGTACAGGCAGGTGCAGCACGGGCTCGGACACGCGGATGGGCTTGAACTGGAAGCGGCAGCCGAAGCAGAGCGCGCTATCGCTGAAGAAAGACACGGAGACGATGGGCCGCTCGAAGATGTGGATGGGGTCCACGTGCGACACGATGCAGCCGCCCGGCTGGTAGTCGTTAATCACGGCGCTGTTGACGAACCCCTCCGACAGCAGTCCTCGCTCCACCAGGCGGCTGATCACCAGCTCGTGCACCCAGTCCGGGATGTCGTCCACCTCGCCCTTCGAGTAGAGCCGTTCCTGGCCGGGGCCTCTGCGTTCCAACTGCGCGCCGTACGTGTAGCCCTCGCCGAAGAAGTACTTGTTCCTCAGGGGCGCGCGGTCCACCGTGTGCTCGCGGTACAGACCTTTGTCGCCCTTGGCGACCACCTCGTCAATCTTCTGTTCGATGAGCGCACACTCCTGCGCGCTGAAGACGGTCGCCTGCTTGATGCCGCTCTTGACGCGCCGGGCCTCGGCCTCGCGCTGCTCCTGGTCGCTGGCGGCGTCCTCCTCGGACTCCTCGCGGTACTTGCGCTTCTTGGCGCCGCCGTTGCTCCGCTCGGGGAGTTGGTTTTTTTTTAGGTCGTCTCGGTGCGGCGTCATGGCCTTCAGCTTCTCGCGCAGGTCCGTGAACCCGCTCGCAGACATGATAATGGTCAGCTAAAGAAACAACTAAAACTGAAATAGTAAAAAATTAAGATATTTCACTACGTTCCCATATTTACTTATTCCCGCATTGTTTCTGCAAACTGAGAGGCGTTGCACGAGACGTGACCGGAGCCACGGTAACGGTAGTTATTCGGCTGCGTAGCCGGAGAGCTAAGGTTACCAGGCTAACGCTAGCAGGGTAGCTAGCTGTGGCAGTGGCTAGGCAGGGGGGCTACACGTTGGCTGGGACCGGTGGCACTAGTGCAAATAACGAGATCTTGCACAGCTTGTTGTTACAACTCAGTCACGTATTTACAAAGGACATGttactctctcctccctctgatATAAAGATCAAACGCAACGCACACGCTAATTGTCTGCAGGTTACATGTCATGCTAGTCAGAGTTAGCTAGTTAGCGATAGCTGGCTATTAAGGCACTGGCTCGCTGCCGTGTCGTTAAGTAACGTTAACCTATGCATATATGCTAACAGGGGCTATGTCGGTGCTGGCCTGGTATTTGAAGCTACACGATCGTCTCGTCGTTATGACAAAGTAATTTTCCTACTTTAAGTGTGTATCCCAAATGCGTTGAATATTCCAAATGCGGTCTGTTTGGTTTAAATTCCGGCAAAAAACGGGTAGAGGAAAGGACTCGTGCAACCCCCAAAACTGCTAGCTGCGCATGCGCTTCACTCAGCGTGCGCGAGCCGGAGGACGTGGAAAGTTGTTTCCAATCAGCTGCACGCGACCGCAGTCCATCAAAACAGACGCCCAGCCGGACCGTGCGGCAGAAGGTTCGTCCATCCATCATTGACCTACAAGATCACAAGTTTATCTATCGTTTGTTTAGCAAACATAAGCAAACGTACGTCATGGAAGCTGAATAATGATGTGCACAGTCCTGTGGTCATATCCAGTTAAACCAGTTGGACCTACCGATCCGCTTTCACCCCCTCTAGGCTGGGGGTCCCTGTAGCTATGGTGACCACGCTATGCCACTGGAAATGAGGACACTTGTTCCCAAGTTAGGACAGAGGTCCAAAAGTGAGGACACACACGGAATTGGGGTAACATTAGTGGGGAATGACATTagaaaataaaccatttataCATATATTggcctttaatcagataggaactcaaattagctttttttgcacataaatcttgaattgttatcaaccaaaatgaagggcaaaatcacataatgattcaaaatatgtatgccagcatcaaacaccatatatgcatcagtaataatgaggtttggattattttctgggTTCCTATGAGTGGTTTAACaaaatcagaggtcaactttgaagtcctgtacagccacaaagctacaagatccaacttgctgtcataccattttatactccagagatatgtagctttcagaaaagTATATGTAGTGACACGCCCCTTTTTGggcctgtggctcatggactattatgcttggtgtgtgtgagggagcaagagagaaagagtattcTCAAGTTGAGTGATTTAATGTGTGTATTTGATAGAGTTTAGCAACACTACTAGTTTATGTACATTTGACACTTTGACTAATCTAGAGAAGGCACTGGCGCATTTGGGATTGATTTGACGTGAAGTTGGAAATCATGCGTTTCAACCTTATCCTGTCAAACATGGCCTACTACTTCAGCCCAATGATAGAGGTCGCTCTGAAAATATCCTATAAGCTACATTGTGAGTTTGT from Alosa sapidissima isolate fAloSap1 chromosome 9, fAloSap1.pri, whole genome shotgun sequence includes these protein-coding regions:
- the alkbh5 gene encoding RNA demethylase ALKBH5 isoform X1; this encodes MSASGFTDLREKLKAMTPHRDDLKKNQLPERSNGGAKKRKYREESEEDAASDQEQREAEARRVKSGIKQATVFSAQECALIEQKIDEVVAKGDKGLYREHTVDRAPLRNKYFFGEGYTYGAQLERRGPGQERLYSKGEVDDIPDWVHELVISRLVERGLLSEGFVNSAVINDYQPGGCIVSHVDPIHIFERPIVSVSFFSDSALCFGCRFQFKPIRVSEPVLHLPVRRGSVTILSGYAADEITHCIRPQDIKERRAVIILRRTRPDAPRLDTDAPSPAPIPSDRTHKRSHRKADPDAAHRPRVLEMDKEENRVSRVRSRRDYSSHDSQRDSSTRRVKMRRH
- the alkbh5 gene encoding RNA demethylase ALKBH5 isoform X2, producing MSASGFTDLREKLKAMTPHRDDLKKNQLPERSNGGAKKRKYREESEEDAASDQEQREAEARRVKSGIKQATVFSAQECALIEQKIDEVVAKGDKGLYREHTVDRAPLRNKYFFGEGYTYGAQLERRGPGQERLYSKGEVDDIPDWVHELVISRLVERGLLSEGFVNSAVINDYQPGGCIVSHVDPIHIFERPIVSVSFFSDSALCFGCRFQFKPIRVSEPVLHLPVRRGSVTILSGYAADEITHCIRPQDIKERRAVIILRRTRPDAPRLDTDAPSPAPIPSDRTHKRSHRKADPDAAHRPRVLEMDKEENRVSRVRSRRDYSSHDSQRDSSTRRVKMRRH